The proteins below come from a single Methyloprofundus sedimenti genomic window:
- a CDS encoding cyclic peptide export ABC transporter has protein sequence MFRFLLGNSRWVLFFSVCAGLISGLSSAGLIAVINMALGNEKNTLVLLGWCFAGLCGLLLVARIISAFLLMRLGQDVIFDLRLKLSRQILQVSFSRLQKVGPARILACLTQDIATLAEAFQWLPMLCVNAAIILGCLLYLGWLSSALLILVLFSILVGVIGFRLIETRALHSLTMAREYDDALYGHFRSLTQGVKELKLHELRRNAFFSECLEADAKSYRRQYIKGISFYILAGNWGNSLFYLSIGTVLFLLPYGQEVIVKFAQVVELDVAVLPIWPAMKPDVLRGYCLTILYMISPLAAFVEGLPLLAKGNIALKKIEGLGKDSREPELAKPGESLEFSHQVVLNLMGVTHQYSKEGEDRPFTLGPVDLTLQPGEVVFLTGGNGSGKTTLALLMVGLYMPEQGIIRLGEQCITKANREEYRQQFSAVFSDFYLFDSLLGFHGNELDAEARAYLACLQLDHKVQIEHGEFSTLDLSQGQRKRLALLVAYLEDRPFYLFDEWAADQDPIFKKIFYTEILPALKDKGKTVIVISHDEQYFHVADRCFRLEDGQLSEISVV, from the coding sequence ATGTTCCGTTTTTTACTAGGTAATTCGAGGTGGGTTTTATTTTTTTCTGTGTGTGCTGGGTTGATTAGTGGATTAAGTTCTGCTGGGTTAATCGCCGTTATTAATATGGCTTTGGGTAACGAAAAAAATACTTTGGTTCTACTGGGGTGGTGTTTTGCAGGGCTATGTGGATTATTATTAGTGGCTCGAATAATCTCAGCTTTTTTGTTGATGCGACTAGGGCAGGATGTCATTTTTGATTTGCGCCTAAAGCTAAGTCGACAGATTTTACAGGTATCTTTCTCACGTTTGCAAAAAGTGGGTCCTGCAAGAATTCTAGCATGTTTGACTCAAGATATCGCAACCTTAGCAGAGGCATTTCAATGGCTACCAATGCTTTGCGTTAATGCTGCCATTATTTTAGGTTGTTTGCTTTATTTGGGATGGTTATCTAGTGCCTTGTTGATTCTTGTGTTGTTTTCGATACTTGTAGGGGTGATTGGGTTTCGACTTATTGAGACTCGAGCTCTGCATAGTCTAACAATGGCTCGTGAATACGATGATGCTTTGTATGGTCATTTTCGCAGTCTGACGCAAGGTGTAAAAGAACTGAAATTACACGAACTGCGTCGCAATGCTTTTTTTTCTGAATGCCTAGAAGCGGATGCAAAAAGCTATCGTCGACAGTACATCAAAGGGATCAGTTTTTATATTCTGGCAGGAAATTGGGGTAACAGTTTATTTTATCTGTCAATCGGTACTGTGCTTTTTTTGTTGCCGTATGGGCAGGAAGTTATCGTTAAATTTGCACAAGTTGTGGAATTGGATGTCGCTGTACTGCCTATTTGGCCGGCAATGAAACCTGATGTTTTACGGGGTTATTGCTTGACTATTTTGTATATGATATCTCCTTTAGCAGCTTTTGTGGAGGGTCTACCACTTTTGGCCAAAGGGAATATTGCATTAAAAAAAATTGAGGGTTTGGGGAAGGATTCTCGTGAACCTGAATTGGCAAAGCCTGGGGAATCATTGGAATTTTCTCATCAGGTTGTTTTGAACTTGATGGGAGTGACACATCAGTACAGCAAGGAAGGTGAGGACCGTCCTTTTACGTTAGGCCCTGTTGATCTGACATTGCAACCTGGTGAAGTCGTCTTCCTTACTGGTGGCAATGGCAGTGGTAAGACGACACTGGCACTGCTAATGGTCGGTCTTTATATGCCCGAACAAGGAATAATAAGATTAGGGGAGCAATGCATTACCAAAGCTAATCGAGAAGAATATCGTCAGCAATTCTCAGCCGTTTTTTCCGATTTTTATTTGTTTGATAGTCTACTTGGTTTTCATGGGAATGAGCTTGATGCTGAAGCTCGTGCTTATTTGGCGTGTTTGCAATTAGATCATAAGGTTCAAATTGAACACGGGGAGTTTTCTACATTGGATTTGTCACAAGGACAACGCAAGCGGTTAGCATTATTAGTTGCCTATCTGGAAGATCGACCTTTTTATCTGTTTGATGAATGGGCGGCGGATCAGGATCCGATATTTAAGAAGATTTTTTACACGGAAATTTTGCCAGCGCTGAAAGATAAAGGCAAAACAGTAATTGTGATTTCCCATGATGAGCAATATTTTCATGTAGCTGATCGCTGTTTTCGATTGGAGGATGGTCAGTTATCTGAAATATCAGTGGTATAA
- a CDS encoding RNA polymerase sigma factor, with amino-acid sequence MTSSTVNILQTDIDSLYLTHQQTLIHILRGMVGCHQTAEDLTQEAYLKVSVASAKKIIEYPQPYLYQTAKNLALDYLRKQKVRNTKLVESEKMDDLSYEQIRDSAPTPEIATQASQELNQLLNLLEKQPKRRSEMLILNRIHGWKHGEIAEHFGVSKSAVEKNIRIALAHCLVLKLSPHDC; translated from the coding sequence GTGACTTCTTCCACTGTAAATATTCTTCAAACTGATATTGACAGTCTGTATCTTACTCATCAACAAACCCTTATTCATATATTGCGAGGTATGGTTGGTTGCCATCAAACGGCGGAAGATCTTACTCAGGAAGCTTATTTAAAAGTTTCTGTTGCTTCAGCAAAGAAAATTATTGAATATCCCCAGCCATATTTATATCAAACAGCAAAAAACCTGGCTCTGGATTACCTACGCAAACAAAAAGTTAGAAATACGAAGCTGGTCGAAAGTGAGAAAATGGATGACCTTTCATATGAACAAATAAGAGATAGTGCTCCGACTCCTGAAATAGCCACACAGGCTAGTCAAGAATTGAATCAGCTACTTAACTTACTTGAAAAACAACCGAAACGGCGCAGTGAAATGCTTATTTTGAATAGAATCCACGGTTGGAAACATGGAGAAATTGCTGAACATTTTGGAGTATCAAAAAGTGCAGTGGAAAAAAATATTCGTATTGCACTGGCGCATTGTCTAGTTTTAAAACTCTCTCCTCATGATTGTTAA
- a CDS encoding MotA/TolQ/ExbB proton channel family protein has product MTIYKIVLVSIFLILGSGLAVAAPSLNSLDELIAQVRKNSVLESRELAEREKLFRQQRDKQASMLSTLKAKLAAERNRGFELKKLFEENENFITVESERLNEQMGSLGELFGVVRQNAKDMMTMFNGSIISAQLQGRNESIKRLATNKSNPTIKEMEEFWRLVLDEMVQSGKVVRFETPVITHNGEEVRKEVVRLGAFNILSDGLYLRYLPETGRLVELGRQPASRFVSLARTLQQTESGVAAVALDPSRGAILSLMVQTPSIIERVNQGGVIGYLIIIIGLIGLALVVERMVALTLSHRKMQQQQTGGVVTTSTPLSRIRQVAEDNPRVDSETLGLKLDQAILKERPMIRRFLPTIAIFAAISPLLGLLGTVSGMIETFQSITLFGTGDPKLMSGGISVALVTTELGLIVAIPLTLLHSWLSGSAKKVIFILDEESAALIASREEKSHVISS; this is encoded by the coding sequence ATGACGATATATAAAATAGTACTCGTATCCATATTCTTGATACTTGGCTCTGGATTAGCAGTTGCTGCTCCCTCTTTAAATTCGCTTGATGAGCTAATTGCACAAGTACGAAAAAATAGTGTTTTGGAAAGCCGCGAACTTGCAGAAAGAGAAAAATTATTTCGTCAGCAACGAGATAAACAGGCAAGCATGTTAAGCACATTAAAAGCTAAACTTGCTGCGGAGAGAAATCGCGGATTTGAGTTGAAAAAACTTTTTGAAGAAAATGAGAATTTCATTACAGTTGAGTCTGAGCGCCTAAATGAACAAATGGGTTCTTTAGGCGAGCTGTTTGGCGTCGTGCGACAAAATGCAAAAGATATGATGACTATGTTTAATGGCTCAATCATTTCAGCACAACTACAGGGGCGTAATGAATCAATTAAACGATTAGCAACTAATAAATCAAATCCGACTATTAAAGAAATGGAAGAATTCTGGCGGTTAGTGCTAGATGAAATGGTACAGTCAGGGAAAGTTGTACGTTTTGAAACTCCTGTTATCACACATAATGGTGAAGAAGTACGTAAGGAAGTTGTGCGTTTAGGCGCTTTTAATATTCTTTCAGATGGTTTATATTTAAGGTACCTGCCTGAAACAGGTCGTTTGGTTGAACTTGGCAGACAGCCTGCATCTCGTTTTGTATCGCTAGCCAGAACTTTGCAACAAACCGAATCAGGTGTAGCGGCTGTTGCATTGGATCCATCTCGAGGTGCGATTCTTTCATTAATGGTTCAGACACCAAGTATTATAGAGCGTGTTAATCAAGGCGGCGTTATTGGTTACCTGATTATTATTATAGGACTCATTGGTTTGGCTTTAGTTGTTGAACGGATGGTGGCATTAACCCTGTCGCATCGAAAAATGCAACAACAACAAACTGGCGGTGTGGTAACAACATCAACGCCTTTAAGTCGAATTCGCCAGGTGGCAGAGGATAATCCAAGGGTTGATTCGGAAACTTTGGGCTTAAAATTAGATCAAGCGATATTAAAAGAGCGTCCAATGATTCGACGATTTTTACCCACGATTGCTATTTTTGCTGCAATTTCGCCTTTGTTAGGCTTGTTAGGTACCGTTTCAGGAATGATTGAAACGTTTCAATCCATTACACTGTTTGGTACAGGCGATCCCAAGCTGATGTCAGGCGGTATTTCTGTTGCATTAGTCACCACTGAATTAGGATTAATAGTCGCTATTCCACTCACGCTATTACATAGCTGGTTGTCAGGTAGTGCAAAAAAAGTCATTTTTATACTGGACGAAGAAAGTGCCGCTTTAATAGCCAGTCGCGAAGAGAAATCTCATGTTATCAGTAGCTGA
- a CDS encoding REP-associated tyrosine transposase produces the protein MWYCCRGFIIGCCNVKLLRTAFRSVKSVHPFTIDAFVLLPEHLHCIWMLPPGDKEYPMRWNAIKNYFTRRCSKRYKSPPSLSQQRKRAQTIWQPRYWEHQIRDDRDFEKHCDYIHWNPVKHDLAPHPGNWSYSSFHRFVKLGIYPPDWSGYLGSVKDEGYGE, from the coding sequence TTGTGGTATTGTTGCCGTGGCTTTATCATCGGATGCTGCAACGTCAAGCTCTTGCGGACGGCGTTCCGTAGCGTAAAATCGGTGCACCCTTTTACTATTGATGCCTTTGTGCTGCTGCCGGAACATCTGCATTGCATTTGGATGTTGCCACCCGGCGACAAGGAATACCCGATGCGTTGGAACGCCATCAAAAACTATTTTACGCGCCGTTGCTCAAAACGCTACAAATCACCGCCGTCTCTTTCCCAACAACGCAAACGGGCGCAAACCATCTGGCAACCGCGTTACTGGGAACATCAAATCCGCGATGACCGGGACTTCGAAAAGCATTGTGATTACATTCATTGGAATCCCGTGAAACACGACTTAGCGCCTCATCCTGGCAACTGGTCGTATTCAAGCTTTCACCGCTTTGTTAAGCTTGGAATTTATCCCCCTGATTGGTCTGGGTATCTTGGGAGTGTTAAGGATGAGGGTTATGGAGAATGA
- a CDS encoding DUF3450 domain-containing protein — protein MIHLWRGIPRQFVTLPLLATLVQPVYATHLDSATQVQQQIHNKASQSQHKVEKLDDQTQSMLAEFREASLELKNLEVYHDQLEKIVSSQEQEKIDLNEQMLEIEITQRNIIPLMLRMQKVLEQFVELDAPFLQQERKLRITSLQQMMDRSDIDLAEKYRRLIEAYMIETDYGRTIESYTGNLELDGKKNTVDFLRFGRLGLYYLTLDGSQAGYWMRKEKRWETLSDSYRSSILQGLRIAKKQTAPDLLKLPVSAPEAVQ, from the coding sequence ATGATTCATCTTTGGCGAGGAATACCTCGACAATTTGTTACCTTGCCGTTGCTTGCTACTTTAGTTCAGCCGGTCTATGCAACTCATTTAGATTCTGCCACTCAGGTACAGCAACAAATTCATAATAAAGCCAGTCAATCTCAACATAAAGTTGAAAAACTTGATGACCAGACTCAATCTATGCTGGCTGAATTTCGAGAAGCCAGTCTGGAGTTGAAGAATTTAGAGGTTTATCACGATCAACTAGAAAAAATTGTGAGTAGCCAAGAGCAAGAAAAAATAGATTTGAATGAGCAGATGCTGGAAATTGAGATTACTCAACGCAATATCATACCTTTAATGTTACGCATGCAAAAAGTGCTGGAACAGTTTGTAGAGCTGGATGCGCCTTTTTTGCAACAAGAACGTAAATTGCGAATTACCAGCCTGCAACAAATGATGGATCGGTCTGATATTGATTTGGCTGAAAAATATCGTCGTCTGATTGAAGCTTATATGATTGAAACGGATTATGGACGCACAATCGAAAGCTATACGGGAAACCTGGAGCTAGATGGTAAGAAAAATACGGTTGATTTTTTACGTTTTGGACGGTTGGGGCTTTATTATTTAACCTTAGATGGTAGTCAGGCCGGATACTGGATGCGTAAGGAAAAGCGCTGGGAAACTTTATCAGATAGTTATCGTAGCTCTATTTTACAAGGCTTGAGAATTGCTAAAAAACAGACTGCTCCTGATTTGCTTAAATTGCCAGTTTCAGCACCGGAGGCTGTGCAATGA
- a CDS encoding sialidase family protein: MSPNTRRLATMLGALLMASGGGLTPVIAAPLGDTAQSPHASAAVTPSLALSETLILKQTGGRNPTVAVDQKSGAVYMAWAQEAPSSEPVQKTGKKADPKLEVLLARSDDGGRHFGIPVVVNSPKDRVISHSVNPTQVGVGPKGEVYVLYGSKDPDFTLEGSYLGRQTLRLARSEDGGRSFAAPIEIGSEAIEGLVTSLGMANLFVAPDGSLYVSWLDSRESITYVLKHKKHPPRGVYASQLRVTRSIDAGRSFAKSTLVTKPVCVCCGTKVAQGVDGPLYASTRGSAFSELKGSVDAVRDIIVAASRDHGATWSKAVKVHDDRFKISGCPDITPGLSVDSKGRLHAAWYTGTELHPGVFYAVSSNGGKSFSEPIALLTDEWVPYGDVKLALDAHDNAWVAFEDRRGDTDLIHLVRVATDGQVIRAQPWPGTIPDVAGLGDSVVVAWGGLVPEGEEQGGGIQTLIASPKMEP; encoded by the coding sequence ATGTCACCCAATACCCGACGACTCGCTACAATGCTCGGCGCACTTTTAATGGCATCCGGCGGCGGACTTACGCCGGTCATCGCAGCCCCTCTCGGCGACACGGCGCAATCGCCTCACGCATCAGCCGCTGTTACACCATCGCTGGCTCTTTCCGAAACGCTGATACTCAAACAGACGGGCGGGCGCAACCCTACCGTGGCGGTTGATCAGAAATCCGGGGCCGTGTATATGGCCTGGGCGCAAGAGGCGCCGTCATCCGAACCTGTGCAGAAGACGGGCAAGAAGGCTGATCCCAAACTCGAGGTTCTGCTGGCCCGTTCGGATGACGGTGGCCGCCATTTCGGTATCCCGGTGGTGGTAAATTCGCCCAAGGATCGGGTGATATCTCATTCTGTCAATCCTACCCAGGTGGGCGTGGGGCCGAAGGGCGAGGTCTATGTGCTTTATGGCAGCAAAGATCCGGATTTCACCTTGGAGGGCAGCTACCTCGGACGCCAGACCTTGCGATTGGCACGCTCCGAAGATGGTGGACGGAGCTTTGCCGCGCCGATTGAGATCGGAAGTGAGGCCATCGAAGGTCTGGTCACATCGCTGGGTATGGCGAATTTGTTCGTAGCTCCGGACGGCTCACTCTACGTCTCTTGGCTAGATTCTCGTGAATCGATCACTTACGTCCTGAAGCATAAGAAACACCCGCCTCGGGGCGTGTATGCGTCACAATTGCGTGTGACGCGATCGATCGATGCCGGGCGCAGTTTTGCCAAGAGCACCCTGGTTACCAAGCCCGTCTGCGTTTGTTGCGGAACCAAAGTGGCGCAAGGAGTGGACGGGCCACTCTATGCCAGCACACGAGGTTCGGCTTTCTCCGAGTTGAAAGGCTCGGTGGATGCTGTGCGTGACATTATCGTCGCCGCCTCGCGCGATCATGGGGCAACGTGGTCCAAGGCCGTCAAGGTTCACGACGACCGCTTTAAGATTAGCGGCTGCCCGGACATAACTCCCGGACTTTCGGTAGATTCCAAGGGACGCTTGCATGCCGCCTGGTACACCGGTACTGAACTACATCCTGGCGTTTTTTACGCCGTATCCAGCAATGGCGGGAAAAGTTTTTCCGAGCCGATCGCGCTGCTCACGGATGAATGGGTGCCCTACGGTGATGTCAAGCTCGCTCTCGACGCCCACGATAACGCCTGGGTGGCCTTCGAAGATCGGCGCGGCGATACCGATTTGATTCATCTGGTGCGGGTGGCTACGGATGGTCAGGTTATCCGCGCCCAACCTTGGCCGGGCACCATTCCTGATGTCGCGGGACTTGGCGACTCGGTTGTAGTGGCCTGGGGAGGCCTCGTACCCGAGGGTGAGGAACAGGGCGGAGGAATTCAAACCCTGATCGCCAGTCCAAAAATGGAACCGTGA
- a CDS encoding redoxin domain-containing protein: protein MKNTHIWMIALIMVNGFAASACGAEPQLAPEYSARVLGSEQEATLASLRGQVVLLNAWATWCPPCREEMPDFEAIYTSYKEQGLAVVGVNIDEGEADDEVIRYVQGMKIGFSIWRDPNNRFGKRFRVLGVPATLLINREGMIVRRWQGPMDPGAADNLKTIKAALGSAPASIAANPQAQDGELAAVRRGRRLADQRGCLTCHSSDGTQGMGPSWKGLAGSTAQLTDGRSVLRDRAYLTRAIVDPDVEIVTGYSEGMMAGAMPGKRLSKIEVETLVRYLESLSQ, encoded by the coding sequence ATGAAAAATACTCATATTTGGATGATAGCACTGATTATGGTCAACGGATTCGCCGCATCGGCTTGTGGTGCGGAACCGCAACTCGCGCCGGAGTATAGTGCGCGCGTGCTCGGCAGCGAGCAGGAAGCGACTCTCGCCAGTCTGCGTGGCCAGGTCGTCTTGCTCAATGCCTGGGCCACCTGGTGTCCCCCTTGCCGCGAGGAAATGCCGGACTTCGAAGCCATCTATACTAGTTATAAGGAACAAGGCCTTGCGGTGGTGGGTGTGAACATCGACGAAGGCGAGGCCGACGACGAGGTGATACGCTACGTGCAAGGCATGAAGATTGGCTTCTCGATTTGGCGCGACCCGAACAACCGCTTTGGTAAGCGTTTCCGCGTGCTGGGTGTTCCCGCAACCCTGCTCATCAACCGGGAAGGGATGATCGTACGCCGCTGGCAGGGTCCGATGGATCCCGGTGCTGCCGACAATCTTAAGACCATCAAAGCAGCCTTGGGATCTGCCCCAGCCTCGATTGCGGCTAATCCGCAAGCGCAAGACGGCGAGTTGGCGGCGGTCCGGCGTGGCCGACGACTAGCGGATCAGCGCGGCTGCCTGACTTGCCACTCCAGCGACGGTACGCAGGGTATGGGGCCAAGCTGGAAGGGCTTGGCCGGTTCAACAGCCCAACTCACTGATGGTCGCAGTGTACTGCGCGATCGCGCCTACCTCACCCGCGCCATTGTGGATCCCGATGTTGAGATCGTCACAGGCTACTCCGAGGGAATGATGGCCGGGGCGATGCCGGGTAAACGCTTGTCGAAGATCGAGGTTGAAACGCTGGTTCGTTATTTAGAATCCTTATCTCAATAG
- the istB gene encoding IS21-like element helper ATPase IstB: MIEQTITQLSQLKLSGMANALVSQVEQPNTYEGLPFEERLQLLADSEYQDRENRKQQRLLKAAKLKLAANSHAIDYQHPRGLNQSMMALLLHCDWLNKSQNILITGPCGSGKTYIACAIGHTACMKGYSVKYYRLSRLMLELTQAKADGTYSKALQTLAKLDCLIIDDWGLKPLKAAQRNDLMEIMDDRHESSSTIMVSQLPTDQWYQSIGDNTLADAILDRLMHNAHRIKLKGESMRKTQSNLTDREHLEVK; this comes from the coding sequence ATGATAGAACAAACGATTACACAACTCAGTCAGCTTAAACTCTCAGGCATGGCCAATGCATTGGTCAGCCAAGTAGAACAACCGAACACCTATGAAGGCCTGCCTTTTGAAGAACGGCTGCAATTATTAGCGGATAGTGAGTATCAAGACAGAGAAAATAGAAAACAACAACGCTTACTCAAAGCAGCAAAACTAAAACTGGCTGCCAACAGTCATGCCATTGATTATCAGCATCCCAGAGGGCTGAATCAATCCATGATGGCCTTACTGTTACATTGTGATTGGCTGAACAAGTCACAAAACATACTGATTACAGGCCCTTGTGGCAGTGGTAAAACCTATATTGCCTGTGCGATAGGACATACCGCCTGTATGAAAGGTTACAGTGTTAAATATTATCGGTTGTCTCGGTTGATGCTGGAACTGACTCAAGCAAAAGCCGATGGTACCTACAGCAAAGCACTACAAACATTAGCCAAGCTAGATTGTCTGATTATTGATGACTGGGGATTAAAGCCATTAAAAGCTGCACAACGAAATGACCTAATGGAAATTATGGATGATCGTCACGAAAGCTCGTCCACTATTATGGTTAGCCAATTACCGACTGATCAATGGTATCAATCTATCGGTGATAACACATTGGCAGATGCTATTTTAGATCGGCTCATGCATAACGCTCACCGAATCAAATTAAAGGGAGAATCGATGCGAAAAACACAGTCAAATTTGACTGATCGTGAACACTTAGAGGTAAAATAA
- a CDS encoding sialidase family protein, whose product MYNKQTILTVAFCVFALAVVVESTPATPVAARKVPSAKISDASKPIVLATDGANPTVALDVSTGIRYVAWIRQGKNSPEVVVVRSNGERGYADPVVASLDDTDIVSATVNPAQVSVGPKGEVYVLYGRRVPSQYDERGRTIPRLVRSTDGGRSFSAPVDVAAADGVETSAEATHLVITPDGTVIVAWLDYRDAFARAKLPEDQRPEDKRYLNSDDPKVQLRLARSTDGGLSFGPSIMIAASASERSRVALAVGPDGVLYSAWRAKLDQFKGSYDAVRDVLVSASSDGGATWSSPVKVHDDRFKAGDCPEITLGIGVDSKGRLHVAWYTGTSVRPGVYYAVSADQGRHFSKPLALLTAAWVPYADVKLAVDGSDAAWIAFEDHRNEHGERVVMVRIDVQGLLSQPRSWLGHSPDIAAREGAATLVWAGPKGAIQALQADAM is encoded by the coding sequence ATGTACAATAAGCAAACCATACTTACGGTGGCGTTCTGTGTTTTCGCGCTCGCCGTTGTTGTCGAGTCGACGCCAGCAACACCTGTTGCCGCACGGAAAGTACCCAGCGCCAAGATATCGGACGCTTCTAAACCAATCGTTCTCGCCACTGATGGAGCCAATCCGACCGTGGCTCTCGACGTTAGCACCGGCATCCGTTACGTGGCCTGGATCCGGCAGGGCAAAAATTCTCCGGAGGTGGTCGTTGTTCGTTCCAATGGCGAACGGGGCTATGCCGATCCCGTCGTAGCCAGCCTGGACGACACCGACATCGTTTCCGCCACCGTAAATCCGGCTCAAGTGTCCGTAGGTCCCAAGGGTGAGGTGTATGTCCTCTACGGGCGGCGTGTACCTTCGCAGTATGACGAGCGCGGCCGCACCATTCCTCGGTTGGTACGCTCCACCGACGGTGGCCGGAGTTTTTCAGCACCGGTGGATGTAGCAGCGGCAGACGGGGTTGAAACCAGTGCCGAGGCGACTCACTTGGTTATTACTCCTGACGGGACGGTGATCGTCGCTTGGCTGGACTACCGGGATGCCTTTGCCCGCGCCAAGCTACCCGAGGATCAACGACCGGAAGATAAGCGTTATCTAAATTCGGACGACCCCAAGGTGCAGCTGCGTCTCGCTCGCTCCACCGACGGCGGATTAAGCTTCGGGCCCAGTATAATGATCGCGGCAAGTGCTTCCGAACGCAGTCGTGTTGCCCTGGCGGTCGGGCCTGACGGCGTCCTGTATAGCGCCTGGCGTGCGAAGCTTGACCAGTTCAAGGGCTCATACGATGCCGTGCGGGATGTGTTGGTTTCGGCTTCCAGCGATGGCGGCGCCACCTGGTCTTCTCCTGTCAAGGTTCACGATGACCGCTTCAAGGCAGGTGATTGCCCGGAGATAACCTTGGGAATTGGTGTCGATTCCAAGGGGCGGCTGCATGTCGCCTGGTACACGGGCACCAGTGTAAGGCCTGGCGTCTACTACGCAGTGTCCGCAGACCAAGGGCGGCACTTCTCCAAGCCACTGGCCTTGCTCACCGCTGCTTGGGTGCCCTACGCGGATGTCAAACTTGCCGTGGACGGAAGCGACGCCGCCTGGATTGCTTTCGAAGATCACCGTAATGAACATGGCGAGCGAGTGGTGATGGTCCGGATTGATGTTCAAGGGCTTCTATCGCAGCCCCGATCCTGGCTCGGCCACTCGCCTGATATTGCCGCGCGTGAAGGTGCGGCCACGCTAGTCTGGGCCGGCCCCAAGGGCGCGATCCAGGCGCTTCAGGCTGACGCCATGTAA